One genomic window of Phaenicophaeus curvirostris isolate KB17595 chromosome 21, BPBGC_Pcur_1.0, whole genome shotgun sequence includes the following:
- the LOC138729761 gene encoding LOW QUALITY PROTEIN: multidrug and toxin extrusion protein 1-like (The sequence of the model RefSeq protein was modified relative to this genomic sequence to represent the inferred CDS: inserted 1 base in 1 codon): MGPACLGQHRPVMRGAETGSGPATAGSTSGETXNAPTNPPSLLEEEDNPPAHGLAEPERSRRESGSMKQTNLPEEKGFSEATATGQLDLTPGSREKKCPWLQRLVPENFWEDVKKLLVLAGPLILIQLLIFLIHLVSSIFCGHLGKVELASVTLAIAVINVTAVSVGYGLASACDTLISQTYGSKNLLRVGVILQRAILILLLCCFPCCAILINIEQLLLLIRQDPEVSRLTQRYVMAFVPALPAVFLYSLETKYLQNQMIMWPLVLSGVVGNIVNVIANCIFLYVLHFGITGSAWANTVAQYSQTIFLFLYIIGRKLHVKTWGGWSSECLLEWDSFISLAIPSMLMICIEWWTYEIGSFLIGLLSVVELSAQSIIYEVSVVAFMIPLGLGTAASVQVGNALGAGDFETAKRSSSTSLICTGAFCIAVGVILAATKDVLGYIFTSDKEIVDLVAWVMPVYIVFHLFEATCGACSGVLRGIGKQKFGAILNTVAYYGIGLPLGAVLLFVVKIGVIGLWLSMLVCVSLLCTCFVAYIARMDWKKAAEEAQRRAGVTQPPPEEPNSGPEPSSKDLPSGAGPAPLPHAYPPVTAVRGCVAGVDAQNGIVLTGITRMEGPTYQLEPQEATLATSSLATAMTPRELMIRRGLAVAAAIAVFALGIVIKLTTSIN; encoded by the exons ATGGGGCCAGCTTGTCTTGGCCAACACCGGCCTGTGATGAGAGGGGCTGAGACAGGCAGCGGCCCCGCCACAGCCGGCAGCACCTCAGGGGAGA ACAACGCACCCACGAATCCTCCATCgctgctggaagaggaggaCAACCCTCCAGCCCACGGGCTGGCGGAGCCAGAGCGAAGCAGGAGAGAG AGCGGCAGCATGAAGCAGACGAACCTCCCCGAGGAGAAAGGCTTCAGCGAGGCCACGGCCACCGGCCAGCTCGATCTCACACCTGGCAGCCGTGAGAAGAAGTGCCCCTGGCTTCAGCGCCTGGTCCCGGAAAACTTCTGGGAGGATGTGAAGAAGCTACTGGTGCTGGCGGGCCCACTG ATCCTGATCCAGCTGCTGATCTTCCTGATACACCTTGTCAGCTCCATATTCTGTGGCCACCTGGGCAAGGTCGAGCTGGCCTCCGTCACACTGGCCATCGCT GTTATAAACGTAACTGCCGTCTCTGTAGGATACGGTTTGGCTTCAGCATGTGACACCTTGATATCACAG ACCTACGGCAGCAAGAACCTGCTGCGCGTGGGGGTGATCCTGCAGCGCGCCATTCTcatcctcctgctctgctgcttccccTGCTGCGCCATCCTCATCAACATcgagcagctcctgctcctcatCCGCCAGGACCCCGAGGTGTCCAG GTTAACCCAGCGTTACGTGATGGCGTTTGTCCCCGCTCTCCCG GCAGTTTTTCTGTATAGCCTGGAGACAAAATACCTGCAAAACCAG ATGATCATGTGGCCGCTGGTGCTGAGCGGGGTGGTCGGCAACATCGTCAACGTGATCGCAAACTGCATCTTCCTCTACGTGCTCCACTTTGGCATCAC GGGCTCTGCCTGGGCCAACACCGTTGCTCAGTATTCACAAACCATTTTCTTGTTCCTGTATATTATAGGCAGGAAACTTCACGTGAAGACCTGGGGAG GCTGGTCCAGCGAGTGCCTGCTGGAGTGGGACAGCTTCATCTCCCTGGCTATCCCCAGCATGCTCATGATTTGCATCGAGTGGTGGACCTACGAGATTGGGAGCTTCTTGATAG gcCTGCTGAGCGTCGTAGAGCTCTCCGCCCAGTCCATCATCTACGAGGTGTCCGTCGTTGCTTTCATG ATCCCCTTGGGGCTCGGCACTGCTGCCAGTGTGCAGGTGGGGAACGCGCTGGGTGCCGGTGACTTCGAGACAGCCAAGAGATCCTCGTCCACCAGCCTAATCTGCACAG GGGCGTTTTGCATCGCCGTGGGGGTCATTTTAGCTGCCACGAAGGACGTGCTGGGATACATCTTCACCAGCGACAA GGAGATCGTTGACTTGGTGGCCTGGGTCATGCCGGTCTACATTGTCTTCCACTTGTTTGAAGCCACGTGT GGTGCCTGCAGCGGGGTGCTGAGAGGCATAGGGAAGCAGAAATTCGGAGCCATCCTCAACACCGTGGCCTACTACGGCATCGGCCTGCCCCTGGGAGCCGTGCTGCTCTTTGTGGTCAAGATTGGCGTCATAG GCCTGTGGCTCAGCATGCTGGTCTGCGTCTCCCTCCTCTGCACGTGCTTCGTCGCCTACATCGCCCGCATGGACTGGAAGAAGGCAGCCGAGGAG GCTCAACGCCGGGCAGGAGTGACCCAGCCACCACCGGAGGAGCCAAACTCAGGTCCCGAACCCTCCTCCAAGGATCTTCCCTCCGGTGCAGGGCCAGCCCCACTGCCCCACGCTTACCCCCCTGTCACAGCCGTGCGGGGCTGCGTAG CGGGAGTGGACGCGCAGAACGGCATCGTGCTCACAGGCATCACCAGGATGGAAGGACCAACGTACCAGCTGGAGCCTCAAGAAGCCACACTTGCCACGTCCTCTCTGGCCACTGCCATGACCCCCAGGGAGCTGATGATCCGGCGCGGGCTGGCGGTGGCCGCAGCCATCGCAGTATTTGCCCTCGGCATCGTCATAAAGCTGACAACCAGCATAAATTGA